One Saccharomycodes ludwigii strain NBRC 1722 chromosome VI, whole genome shotgun sequence DNA segment encodes these proteins:
- the PAM18 gene encoding Pam18p (similar to Saccharomyces cerevisiae YLR008C | PAM18 | Presequence translocase-Associated Motor) has product MLGWIIGNNKNNTLSKNGGITNSDLEKYSDNNKNALFIEPPQLPLPGVENLHSSNTLIIPPLASQYKERSSVDIFFDDAVFYMGQHPVLTGVGAFFTLYFAAGAYKSCSKLLTRIRSSSASPNAKAIKYLMGGFDSKMNQKEALQILNLKDSELTKKFLKETHRRIMLANHPDKGGSPYLATKINEAKDFLQKNAVFKK; this is encoded by the coding sequence atgttggGCTGGATCATaggtaataataagaacAACACCTTAAGTAAAAATGGTGGGATTACGAACTCTGACTTGGAAAAATATTcggataataataaaaatgcttTATTTATAGAACCACCCCAATTGCCTTTACCAGGTGTTGAAAATTTACATTCTTCTAATACTCTTATCATACCACCATTAGCATCGCAATATAAGGAAAGATCCTCtgttgatatattttttgacGATGCAGTTTTTTATATGGGACAACACCCTGTTTTAACTGGTGTTGGTGCattttttactttataCTTTGCTGCTGGAGCATACAAGAGCTgttcaaaattattaaccAGAATAAGAAGCTCCTCTGCGTCTCCAAATGCCAAAGCAATTAAATATCTAATGGGTGGGTTTGATTCAAAAATGAATCAGAAAGAAGCTTTACAAATCTTGAATTTGAAAGACTCGGAATTAactaaaaagtttttaaaagaaacaCACAGAAGAATTATGTTAGCAAATCATCCTGATAAAGGTGGCAGTCCATATTTAGCAACCAAGATTAATGAGGCTAAAGattttttgcaaaaaaatgCAGTTTTTAAGAAATAG
- the NSE1 gene encoding Smc5-Smc6 complex subunit NSE1 (similar to Saccharomyces cerevisiae YLR007W | NSE1 | Non-SMC Element), with protein sequence MNDSKTQLQHDILTYILSTNGIVHEPELLDVYAQLKKKELNEANVLKLQTKLDRLIGLINESLHSMDYKIEKYRQYTPMALRTISSASIGSTIANDSTNDGSSTRDAIDLKKSNLFYVYTNLKLTQSSKLATFYKPTELEFVKYVFKKLMEPNELSSIKDLNLSNDKSVSYKQYIDKIIRLDHNNEEDGTSSIGSGTYTSFNKGSTSLIVGFRNSDMNVDSLKLSDLENILTRLCENKWLTQYGDGSYSLYIRSLVELKDYIKCFDNDDGSSETERSEEREGTEGEAEELNGNICNICQKIVYLGGIECSNCNSFYLDIDCLKQFLNRCHNSDQSVICSYCKHEFNDVNDIIYIL encoded by the coding sequence ATGAATGATTCTAAAACCCAATTGCAACATGACATattaacatatatattatcaacAAATGGTATAGTTCATGAACCCGAATTACTCGATGTATATGcccaattgaaaaaaaaagaactaaATGAAGccaatgttttaaaattacaaaCAAAGTTAGATCGATTAATTGGTTTGATTAACGAATCTTTACATTCAATGGATTATAAAATCGAAAAATATAGACAATATACCCCGATGGCATTACGTACTATTTCTTCTGCTTCAATTGGTAGTACCATAGCAAACGATAGTACAAACGACGGTTCTAGTACACGTGATGCTATCGATCTAAAGAAATCTAACTTGTTTTATGTTTatacaaatttaaaacttaCTCAATCTTCAAAATTAGCTACTTTTTACAAACCCACAGAACTAGAATTTGTCaaatatgtttttaaaaaattgatggAACCAAACGAGCTTTCTTCTATCAAAGATCTCAATTTATCAAATGATAAAAGCGTTAGCTATAAGCAATATATCGATAAAATTATACGGCTTGACCACAACAACGAAGAAGATGGGACTTCCTCTATTGGCTCTGGCACGTATACAAGTTTTAACAAAGGTTCCACTTCTTTGATAGTTGGGTTTAGAAATTCCGATATGAATGTGgattctttaaaattatcaGATTTGGAAAACATTTTGACGAGATTATGCGAGAATAAATGGTTAACCCAATACGGGGATGGTAGTTATTCCTTATATATTAGATCTTTAGtagaattaaaagattaCATCAAATGttttgataatgatgatgggAGTAGCGAGACTGAAAGAAGTGAAGAAAGGGAAGGAACTGAAGGTGAAGCTGAAGAACTCAATGGCAATATTTGTAATATCTGTCAAAAAATAGTTTATTTAGGTGGTATAGAATGTAGTAACTGtaattcattttatttggaTATTGATTGTTTGAAACAATTCCTAAATAGGTGTCATAATAGCGATCAATCGGTGATATGCTCGTATTGCAAGCATGAATTTAATGATGTAAATGacataatatatatattataa
- the RPF1 gene encoding rRNA-binding ribosome biosynthesis protein RPF1 (similar to Saccharomyces cerevisiae YHR088W | RPF1 | Ribosome Production Factor), translating to MSERDIDIKNKLKRQEVYAKLKHDKNKERHKIRKQRAKDELENPELKKNRLAANIPKTIDNTRVYDETINRKPDEVAENVQQNNEDSTTEETMEDELMELFNNTKNEPPKILLTTNVNAKKAAYEFANVLIEIFPNVTFVKRKFGYKLKEIAQFCNNRSYTDLIIINEDKKKVTGLTFIHLPEGPSYYFKVSSFVEVKKIVGHGKPTSHIPELILNNFQTKLGKTVGKLFQTLFPKHPDFEGRQVITLHNQRDYIFFRRHRYLFKNEEKIGLQELGPQFTLKLKRLQRGIKEEVEWEHKPEMDKEKKKFYL from the coding sequence atgagcGAAAGAgatattgatattaaaaataaactaaaaagGCAAGAGGTTTATGCCAAATTAAAGCAtgataaaaacaaagaacGTCACAAGATTAGAAAACAAAGAGCTAAAGATGAGTTGGAAAATccagaattaaaaaagaatagaTTAGCCGCAAATATCCCAAAGACTATTGATAATACTAGAGTTTATGATGAAACCATAAATAGGAAACCAGATGAAGTTGCTGAAAATGTACAGCAAAATAACGAAGATAGCACCACAGAAGAAACTATGGAAGATGAATTGATGGAATTATTCAATAATACCAAGAACGAACCTcctaaaattttattaaccaCTAATGTTAACGCTAAAAAAGCAGCTTATGAGTTTGCTAACGTTTTAATAGAAATCTTTCCTAATGTCACCTTTGTCAAGAGAAAATTTGGCTATAAACTAAAAGAAATTGCTCAGTTCTGTAATAATAGGAGCTACACtgatttaataattatcaatgaagataagaaaaaagttactGGACTAACATTTATCCATTTACCGGAAGGACCAAGCTATTACTTTAAAGTTAGTTCATTTGTAGAagtcaaaaaaattgttggaCATGGTAAACCAACAAGCCATATTCCtgaattgattttaaataactttCAAACCAAATTGGGTAAAACAGTTGGCAAATTATTTCAAACACTATTTCCCAAACATCCAGATTTTGAAGGTAGACAAGTTATAACGTTGCATAATCAAAGAGattacatttttttcagaAGACATCGTTacttatttaaaaatgaagaaaaaattggacTACAGGAGTTGGGTCCACAATTCACGTTGAAATTGAAACGGTTGCAAAGAGGTATTAAAGAAGAAGTTGAATGGGAACATAAACCTGAAATggataaagaaaagaagaagttttatttatga
- the MSN5 gene encoding karyopherin MSN5 (similar to Saccharomyces cerevisiae YDR335W | MSN5 | Multicopy suppressor of SNf1 mutation) produces the protein MDANSVSQIVSALNVIYSSVSNNAQRLEAQKFLDQVKLHKDAPLFGYTLGTQYENDYILKHFGLQLLEYSIRKNWASYDIAKMNAVRKWIEELNSKVTSQDPRYIKEKLAYLWAEIAKRVWGEYLKITSIEKDEDTDNGIAPAELDENQLLYSWCDMDTNLMQMWQMNESTREVVLIIFRTLFEDIFLLDDLIAMKRMSVLQPLCIMIICPVQLFMNKYKFDKSWILFKNSNQNGWFSVWVNELRDLLNTSPDSPYLVRLLETLKTSLNWPISDIVLESNIAQLLFRCLLTNNSKSKVLALDSLHILYTRPYPDSGQLDKLLETYYDSVDLLSQVYDNLGFDPKEGVDDEKYPIVKKLVDMTVSLHGSFLILDEEGDATNKIPNGVEILGKYLNLVLKITSNPSLVVSGLTLEMWVSLLRQDKKLAILDQFNIFTRLLQLAADFLIYFEQIENHVSKEFVDVDFQSLSEYKSFCSVYRRSIRDIIRLISCVRLDDTYDWLNSRLNVYFSSSFGSEVLTNVFLDHQSEPYLSALSQLMIIECFINGCIRWKIWWMNKADYEEKLAVILSKVEVLSNQLISLNLKEPMLLKKQVQNFALFLTILEDNALFTLLERIITTATLEYPDEAKLEREGDERADSIRSLRYACGVELNRMALLMPESLSRIYNDLESVVARILPNLSRHEVISFKAFLMIIVLKSSMENKEAKFSSIVDPELVAWSDENTVTGLRDLPWFMERVGIVQIAKYFQQRNINENSDLLAINIDEQGRQLKLDLSKRWSCLFPVRATRIFVHYSVEKLKTIEDYAMVQTLWKPRIVPVLPYILRLLFQLQSYHDPENWKDLPVVVQSFVRYSTIERFWEAGASNKTKDEFIDEHMQAMNTVRDFADSVGHIVRYTREVVLAIIATVSRLGTIIYEIDELPQLILDSIFIKKPDSNTISPGVSKHAWKHIVNMALRPLIKNCPEELQPKFCSKFLPQLFTYLDIILCDLWSVYMNDSDFKPTPSDNEEITEEILENNLLRQFTAVVVRLLIDNVGQVGSTSQASKLRLSAHQQRLRGIIFGDKEILLPYLRLVNHLMTFKDSKCSLNTALILKGGLKENVGLHPQIDEYYTMEIMPNILKNILMDPAYKDSFYDALFIYTWLMNEVYKNYPNAISFLEELSLGYDIHGLIKRLGEAPHYKEQRVIMLEYLDWVKTGNGKNTGADEDNEESRKKKRQAILKKASERLMKKNKDEGDMMNDPTVEDGAVASLFSH, from the coding sequence ATGGATGCCAATTCTGTCTCACAAATTGTTTCTGCGTTAAACGTAATTTATTCATCTGTCTCCAATAATGCCCAAAGATTAGAGGCCCAGAAGTTTCTGGATCAAGTTAAATTACACAAGGATGCTCCGCTATTTGGGTACACCCTAGGAACTCAATATGAAAATGACTACATTCTTAAACATTTTGGGTTGCAACTACTTGAATATTCAATTAGGAAAAATTGGGCAAGTTATGATATTGCCAAAATGAACGCTGTTCGTAAATGGATCGAAGAATTGAATTCTAAAGTAACTTCACAGGATCCAAGATatatcaaagaaaaattggCATATTTATGGGCGGAAATTGCCAAGAGGGTTTGGGGAGAATACTTAAAGATAACGAGCATTGAAAAGGATGAAGATACCGATAATGGTATTGCACCAGCAGAATTGGATGAAAACCAATTACTTTACTCATGGTGTGATATGGATACCAATCTAATGCAAATGTGGCAAATGAATGAATCAACACGTGAAgttgttttaattatttttagaacATTATTCGAAGATATTTTCCTATTGGACGACTTAATAGCCATGAAACGAATGAGCGTGCTACAACCATTGTGTATCATGATCATTTGTCCGGTTCAATTATTTAtgaacaaatataaatttgaCAAGAGTTggattttgtttaaaaatagcaaCCAAAATGGTTGGTTTTCTGTTTGGGTTAATGAATTACGGGATCTTTTAAACACCAGTCCAGATTCGCCGTACTTAGTGAGATTACTCGAAACTTTGAAAACCTCCTTAAATTGGCCAATATCTGATATTGTCTTGGAAAGCAATATTGCCCAATTGCTATTCCGATGTTTATTGAccaataattcaaaaagCAAAGTCTTGGCCCTAGACTCTTTACATATTTTATACACAAGACCTTATCCTGACAGTGGCCAACTagataaattattagaaacCTATTATGACAGTGTGGATTTATTGAGCCAAGTTTACGATAACCTAGGATTTGACCCTAAAGAAGGtgttgatgatgaaaaatatCCAATTGTCAAGAAATTAGTTGATATGACCGTTTCTTTGCATGGATCCTTTTTGATCTTGGACGAAGAAGGGGACGCTACCAATAAGATACCAAATGGCGTAGAGATTTTGGGGAAATATTTAAACCtagttttgaaaattacCAGTAACCCTAGTTTGGTTGTCAGTGGGTTAACTTTGGAAATGTGGGTTTCTTTATTGAGACAGGATAAAAAACTTGCAATATTAGATCAATTCAACATTTTCACAAGATTATTACAGTTGGCGGCtgactttttaatttattttgagcAAATAGAGAACCACGTATCCAAAGAGTTTGTTGACGTTGATTTTCAAAGTTTAAGTGAATATAAATCATTTTGCTCGGTTTATCGTAGATCTATCCGTGATATAATAAGATTAATTTCGTGTGTTAGACTAGATGATACTTACGACTGGTTGAATTCTAGATTGAACGTCTACTTTTCGTCTTCCTTTGGTTCTGAAGTTTTAACAAACGTATTTTTGGACCACCAAAGTGAGCCTTACCTAAGCGCTTTGTCACAATTGATGATCATAGAGTGTTTTATTAATGGATGTATACGATGGAAGATATGGTGGATGAACAAAGCCGATTATGAGGAAAAATTAGCTGTCATCTTATCCAAAGTAGAGGTTTTATCAAACCAATTGATTAGCTTGAATTTGAAGGAGCCAAtgcttttgaaaaaacaagTTCAGAATTTTGCTTTGTTTTTAACCATTTTGGAAGATAATGCTTTATTTACCTTGTTGGAGAGAATTATCACAACAGCAACTTTAGAATACCCTGATGAAGCGAAATTGGAAAGAGAAGGGGATGAGAGAGCAGATTCTATTAGAAGTCTAAGATATGCCTGTGGTGTTGAATTGAATCGGATGGCTTTATTAATGCCGGAATCATTATCCAGGATTTATAATGATTTAGAAAGTGTTGTTGCAAGAATCTTGCCCAACTTATCCCGCCATGAAGTTATATCGTTTAAAGCATTTCTAATGATAATTGTGTTGAAATCATCCATGGAAAATAAGGAAGCTAAATTTTCTTCCATCGTAGACCCTGAACTAGTAGCATGGTCCGATGAAAATACAGTTACTGGACTAAGAGATTTGCCTTGGTTTATGGAAAGGGTAGGAATAGTGCAAATTGCCAAGTATTTTCAACAGAGAAacattaatgaaaatagtGATTTATTGGCCATTAATATTGATGAGCAAGGCCGACAATTAAAATTGGATTTGAGCAAACGTTGGAGTTGTCTATTTCCTGTTAGAGCAACTAGAATTTTTGTACATTATAGTGTTGAGAAACTGAAAACTATTGAAGATTATGCGATGGTCCAAACACTCTGGAAGCCAAGAATTGTTCCAGTCTTGCCATATATTTTACGGTTGCTATTTCAGTTACAATCTTACCATGATCCTGAAAATTGGAAAGATTTACCAGTGGTGGTCCAGTCTTTTGTTAGGTATTCAACCATTGAGAGATTTTGGGAGGCCGGTGCTTCAAACAAGACTAAAGACGAGTTTATCGATGAGCATATGCAAGCAATGAATACTGTGAGAGATTTTGCGGACTCTGTGGGACACATAGTTAGATACACTAGAGAAGTTGTTTTGGCAATAATAGCAACTGTTTCTAGGTTGGGTACAATTATTTATGAAATTGACGAATTACCTCAATTGATATTGgattcaatttttattaaaaaaccTGATAGTAACACCATTAGTCCTGGTGTTTCTAAACATGCCTGGAAACATATAGTAAACATGGCCCTACGCCCATTAATTAAGAACTGCCCAGAGGAGCTACAACCCAAGTTTTGTTCCAAATTTTTACCACAGTTGTTTACCTATTTGGATATAATATTGTGCGACTTGTGGTCAGTATACATGAACGATTCTGATTTCAAACCAACCCCATCTGACAATGAAGAAATTACTGAGGAAATTTTAGAGAATAACTTACTAAGGCAATTTACTGCAGTTGTGGTTAGATTGTTGATAGATAATGTAGGTCAAGTTGGTTCCACATCGCAAGCTTCCAAATTAAGGCTTTCTGCTCACCAACAAAGGTTGAGAGGGATTATTTTTGGGGACAAGGAAATTTTATTGCCCTATTTGAGACTAGTTAACCATCTAATGACTTTCAAGGACTCTAAATGTTCTTTAAACACTgctttgattttaaaaggTGGGTTGAAGGAAAATGTTGGGTTGCATCCACAAATCGATGAATATTATACCATGGAAATCATGcccaatattttaaaaaatatactgATGGATCCAGCTTATAAGGATTCGTTTTATGATGCCTTATTTATATACACCTGGTTAATGAATGaagtttataaaaattatccaaatgccatttcttttttggagGAATTAAGTCTGGGATATGATATTCATGGGTTGATTAAAAGATTAGGAGAGGCACCACATTACAAAGAACAAAGGGTCATTATGTTAGAATATTTAGACTGGGTTAAAACTGGGAATGGTAAAAATACTGGTGCTGATGAAGATAATGAGGAAAGtaggaagaaaaagagacaagctattttaaagaaagCATCAGAAAGATtaatgaagaagaataaAGATGAAGGTGATATGATGAATGATCCCACTGTAGAGGATGGTGCTGTGGCATCGTTATTTAGTCATTAG
- the MRX8 gene encoding translation initiation/elongation factor MRX8 (similar to Saccharomyces cerevisiae YDR336W | MRX8 | Mitochondrial oRganization of gene eXpression (MIOREX)) yields the protein MKPTSLQSFKLTIKPLNPPKSIAEIRSIILNTPNIKGKETGLSVNHEIKSKSIIDTKNKNIKLKSKLNTLQKKNSNITKHFFNDIYEKFNAMYMAPTVVELNKVNSFFNNCGVQFEWSAPKYSDIPLKPTPRLKPLSLHLPEVAFLGRCNSGKSTLLNNLVTRASVKRDLNPLARASKIAGYTKTINSFNIENKLKIIDTPGYGVKGTKEQGIATMEYLQKRKNLKRTYILIPIDSGFTIYDSQIINFLGENGIPFEIIFTKMDKLFKLYGQNLDSDNNTQVIAKLNDIIVNSEVDKLPTLPQLLFVNSVINKKIDKRYGIDKIRYSILQACGII from the coding sequence atgaaACCAACAAGCCTACAGTCTTTTAAATTAACCATTAAACCGCTTAACCCACCCAAAAGCATTGCTGAGATTAGAtcaattatattaaatacaCCGAACAtaaagggaaaagaaaCTGGTTTATCAGTGAATCATGAAATTAAATCCAAGAGCATTATtgatacaaaaaataaaaatatcaagtTAAAATCGAAATTAAACACCTTACAGAAGAAGAATTCCAACATaacaaaacatttttttaatgatatatatgaaaaatttaatgcGATGTATATGGCTCCCACAGTTGTAGAATTGAATAAAGttaattccttttttaataactgTGGCGTACAGTTTGAGTGGAGTGCACCGAAGTACTCAGATATCCCCCTGAAACCAACACCTAGATTGAAACCACTATCTCTTCATTTACCAGAAGTGGCATTCTTAGGTAGATGTAACTCCGGGAAATCAACACTGTTAAACAATCTGGTTACACGGGCAAGTGTTAAAAGGGACTTAAACCCACTGGCTCGTGCTTCTAAAATAGCAGGttatacaaaaacaatcaatagttttaatattgaaaataaattgaagaTTATTGATACACCAGGTTATGGCGTAAAAGGCACTAAAGAGCAAGGAATAGCCACCATGgaatatttacaaaaaaggaagaatttaaaaagaacATACATTTTGATTCCAATAGATTCTGGATTTACTATCTATGATTCGCAgatcattaattttttgggtGAAAATGGTATTCCTTTCGAGATCATTTTCACTAAAATGGATAAACTATTCAAACTTTATGGCCAAAATCTTGATTCGGATAATAACACCCAAGTTATAGCAAAGTTAAATGACATAATTGTAAATAGTGAAGTTGATAAACTACCTACACTACcacaattattatttgtcaATTCTGtgatcaataaaaaaattgataaaaGATATggtattgataaaataagaTATTCGATTCTACAAGCATGTggaataatataa
- the GAR1 gene encoding H/ACA snoRNP pseudouridylase subunit GAR1 (similar to Saccharomyces cerevisiae YHR089C | GAR1 | Glycine Arginine Rich): MSFRGNRGGRGGFRGGSGRGGFRGGRAPIQQGPPETVLEMGQFLHPCEGDIVCRSINTKIPYFNAPIYLENKSQVGKIDEILGPINDVYFTIKCSEGVQATSFKDGDKFYISPDKLLPIERFLPKPKVAGPPKPKNKRKRNGTAPGGSFRGGSRGGSFRGGSFRGGSRGGSRGGSFRGGSRGGSRGGSFRGGSRGGSRGGSFRGGSRGGRRF; this comes from the coding sequence atgagtTTTAGAGGTAATAGAGGTGGCCGTGGTGGCTTCAGAGGCGGTAGTGGCCGTGGTGGTTTTAGAGGTGGCAGAGCACCAATCCAACAAGGCCCACCAGAAACTGTTTTAGAAATGGGACAATTCTTACATCCATGTGAGGGGGATATAGTTTGTCGCtcaataaatacaaaaataccATATTTTAATGCACCAATATATTTGGAAAACAAATCTCAAGTTGGAAAAATTGACGAAATCTTAGGCCCTATAAATGATGTTTACTTTACAATCAAGTGTTCAGAAGGTGTCCAAGCTACCAGTTTTAAAGATGgtgataaattttatatttcccCCGACAAACTATTGCCTATTGAAAGATTTTTACCTAAACCTAAAGTTGCAGGGCCTccaaaaccaaaaaataagagAAAGAGGAACGGCACTGCTCCAGGTGGCAGCTTCAGAGGCGGTTCAAGAGGTGGTAGTTTTAGAGGCGGTAGTTTTAGAGGCGGTTCAAGAGGCGGTTCAAGAGGTGGTAGTTTTAGAGGTGGTTCAAGAGGTGGTTCAAGAGGCGGTAGTTTTAGAGGTGGTTCAAGAGGTGGTTCAAGAGGTGGTAGTTTTAGAGGTGGTTCAAGAGGTGGTagaagattttaa
- the MRPS28 gene encoding mitochondrial 37S ribosomal protein uS15m (similar to Saccharomyces cerevisiae YDR337W | MRPS28 | Mitochondrial Ribosomal Protein Small subunit), whose translation MLSRSIINNATLQTRLFGTTSICQGIKAVKFLKAQKRKQLNQAKQLTLHNSLATEVDPVLGHEDNPFIARIMAEIKEPNVLANNFAKEEVDKFLGLVVSTGLKDQLGDQMNTVLDNNDFNTQIANRRDSILRILNIKNNSDKDAMKLAIRLAREEFQRFPGDTGSSEVQAACMTVRIHKLAKHIKEHKKDYSNTRILRMLVQQRQSILRYLKKDNPERYYWTIEKLGLNDSAVVHEFNMDKRYMQDFNFFGDNRILIKESKKVAEQKRKESRKQKKANKVNHQQQEAAQQ comes from the coding sequence ATGCTATCTAGGTCCATAATCAATAATGCTACCCTTCAAACTCGTTTATTTGGTACTACCTCAATATGTCAAGGTATTAAAGCtgtcaaatttttaaaagctcAAAAACGTAAACAATTGAATCAAGCTAAGCAATTAACTTTACATAATTCTTTAGCTACCGAGGTTGATCCGGTCTTGGGTCATGAAGATAATCCATTTATCGCACGTATAATGGCTGAAATTAAAGAACCAAATGTTTTAGCTAATAATTTTGCTAAAGAAGAAGTAGATAAATTTTTAGGATTAGTAGTGTCTACTGGACTAAAGGACCAATTAGGCGACCAAATGAATACCGTTTTGGATAATAACGATTTCAATACTCAGATTGCAAATAGGAGAGATTCAATTTTAAggattttaaatataaaaaataatagcgACAAGGATGCTATGAAGCTAGCTATCAGATTAGCACGTGAGGAGTTTCAAAGATTTCCTGGAGATACTGGATCCAGTGAAGTCCAAGCTGCTTGCATGACAGTTCGTATCCATAAGCTAGCCAAACATATTAAGGAACACAAGAAAGATTATTCCAACACTAGGATATTAAGAATGTTGGTTCAACAAAGACAAAGCATCTTAagatatttaaaaaaagataatccCGAGAGGTATTATTGGactattgaaaaattaggTTTAAATGATTCTGCTGTGGTTCACGAATTCAATATGGATAAACGTTATATGCAAGatttcaacttttttgGTGATAACCGTATTTTAATTAAGGAGTCCAAGAAGGTTGCTGAACAAAAACGTAAAGAATCTCGTAAACAAAAGAAAGCCAATAAAGTAAACcatcaacaacaagaagCAGCACAGCAATAA